A window of the Lolium perenne isolate Kyuss_39 chromosome 7, Kyuss_2.0, whole genome shotgun sequence genome harbors these coding sequences:
- the LOC127317235 gene encoding BTB/POZ and MATH domain-containing protein 2-like, which yields MSASQSRETTASTCAAKTACGTHFFKIEGYSLYRGLGVGNSVQSATFAVGGYDWCLSFYPDGYDNDSQDYVSVFLALKTANTKVRALYDMTLIISQGTQPPLQPFTWPNPWHIEPVVFDYRGEWGYAEFVKKSDLKEYILDDTILIECNIAVIKFMEAQVQDTKMKSEVQVPQSDLLDNLSDLLEAHEGADVSFEVEGQVFPAHKIILAMRSPVFKAEFYGPMRNKCGQSVTIEDMQPAVFKALLHFIYTDSLPPMDDLNDDDHEAMFKHLLVAADRYAMERMKLMCERELSKNLYADTVATTLALADQHHSNQLKDACIEFINSSDKMDDVVASKGYEHLKRACPMIFADIWEKAAKIRKM from the coding sequence ATGTCCGCATCCCAGAGCCGAGAGACGACGGCGTCCACCTGCGCCGCCAAGACTGCGTGTGGCACGCACTTCTTCAAAATCGAAGGTTACAGCCTGTACAGGGGGCTCGGCGTTGGCAACTCCGTTCAGTCCGCCACCTTTGCTGTCGGCGGCTACGACTGGTGCCTCAGCTTCTACCCCGACGGTTACGACAATGACAGCCAAGACTATGTGTCAGTTTTCCTCGCTCTCAAGACCGCCAACACCAAGGTGAGGGCGCTGTACGATATGACCTTAATCATCAGCCAGGGGACGCAGCCGCCGCTGCAGCCTTTTACATGGCCAAACCCTTGGCATATAGAGCCGGTTGTGTTTGACTACCGTGGTGAATGGGGTTATGCCGAATTCGTGAAGAAGAGTGACCTCAAAGAGTACATTCTGGACGACACCATTCTCATCGAGTGCAATATTGCTGTTATCAAGTTTATGGAGGCACAGGTGCAGGACACCAAGATGAAATCTGAGGTCCAAGTTCCGCAGTCAGACTTGCTGGATAATCTTAGTGATTTGCTGGAGGCACATGAGGGAGCTGATGTGTCTTTCGAGGTTGAAGGGCAGGTTTTCCCAGCTCATAAGATCATCCTGGCAATGCGGTCGCCTGTCTTCAAGGCAGAGTTCTATGGGCCGATGAGGAACAAGTGTGGGCAGAGTGTGACCATTGAAGATATGCAGCCTGCTGTTTTCAAAGCGCTGCTTCATTTCATCTACACAGATTCATTGCCCCCGATGGATGACCTCAATGATGATGACCATGAAGCAATGTTTAAGCATTTACTTGTCGCTGCAGATAGATATGCCATGGAAAGGATGAAGCTGATGTGCGAGAGGGAACTTTCCAAGAATCTCTATGCCGACACTGTGGCAACCACATTAGCTCTAGCCGACCAGCATCATTCCAACCAGCTCAAAGATGCTTGCATTGAATTTATCAACTCGTCGGATAAAATGGATGATGTCGTGGCAAGTAAAGGGTATGAGCACCTGAAAAGAGCATGTCCTATGATCTTTGCTGATATATGGGAGAAAGCAGCTAAGATTCGCAAAATGTAA